TGGTACTTACAGGTTCccaaaaaaaggatttttgctCATTATTGGttgcttttttaatttgtacTGTTATAAACATACCTATCTGCTTAATatcattttggtttttgaatttttttttatttgcagaagcAGCTTCTGTGTGAAACAATGTTGCATTGTGAGGAGAGcataagaaaacataaaaacagactttaacaGCTTTAGCTTTtatgtaatgataaaaaatagaaacattttcctgtaattaacaaaatattttttcatacagcattttataaataactttGCTTTAACAAGAAATCTTGACCGATTTGTTAACACATGATCTGAATCTGCTTTGAAGGCGTTACAATCACTGGCTACGTTTCCATTCACCATATTGTTGCGCAATTTGacacttcaaaaataaatttagatgattttttttcaccgtatagaaattagtgtattttgcaaaactgcagtggaaacactaCTTTCCTATCACACGACTAACAgccagatgttgccactggtcCAAACTacgaagacaacaggaagtagttggaggatgatggtctTTAATAACTtatcacacaaacaaaatgactcgcgtgtgattttaattgcgtttcttatttaacggaaacagtgtaattgcaaaattgtggggtttttttgttgttttttttccaacgtTAGTGAAATACCAACAaagttttttgcacatttgtgaCGGAAACGCAACTGATGTTGCACTTCATCTAGATTTACTGCCAGGTTTGGAACATGATGACATTGACGTGAAGAAAGGAGAAACAAGCATTTTCTTAAATGATTGTTTGCAGATTGCTCCACGCAGTACCCGATGAGGGATCGACTGACAATCTTTTTGAGGCTCAGCAGGATCTGGTCAGTGGTCTGTCTGAACTGTACCAGGAGTCGGTCAGCAAAAAGGGGAAGAAACGTACGcaaactcctttttttttaatatatattattattctttcCACCTCCTACTCAAAATTCAACTACTTTAAAATCCAAAGCCATTTTTAAAGGGTATTTTTGTCCTACATTCACCTTTTACGGTTCTTttccgtctttttttttttttaaacctccttttctttgtttctttgcccTGCAGGAGGCGCCCACCGTACGCCGGTGAAGCAGAAGATGAAGACAATGAGTCGCTCGCTGCAGATGCTGAACGTGGCACGGCTGAACGTGAAAGCTCAGAAGAGTCAGAGCGAGGCCGAGCCGCCGGGCGCCGACAGAGCCGGGAAGAGACGGCTAAGTGACAGGAACAAACCCGCAGCGGCGAGCGCGCTCAGTAAGTTAAACTTCTAAATAGTTTGTTGCTATGTGCTTGAATAACACATTTCATATTAActtttgctgctttgttttctgcttctcAGGTTTTTCTAGTGAGAAAGAGCTGCTGTGCCACTTGAAGGCCTGTTACGACAAGACGGTAGCAGAGACAGACTCGTCTCTCCTGACCAGCGCTCAGCAGCTTCTCAACGCcgtaaaaacatttctgactgCAGAATCAGACTGGGAGGTGACGCaatgtgtttttggttgttgttgttgtttaccttataaagatttgttttcattgcagACCAGGGCTGGGTGATGGATAAATTTTATTGAGCTTTTGAAgatgtcatttttggaaaatctggatttattttcacCATTAAGCTCTTTGGGTTTTCATATTTCATAGAGATgtcagggcggccatcttgtttttattttggtttggaGTTCTGGTCAATTTTATGACTAAGGGTCAGGCTaagatgttttagtttttatttataaaaataaaattataattttaccagaataaagtcgtaattttatgagaactgcaacataaaaaaataacaatggaATAAATGGAGGAATACTGAGCAACTTGTGAAGTTATTGTTTAGTATAATTTTTTACAGATAATACTTCACCTTTTTGCACATCAGCCTCAAATTATCATCAGTAGCAGAACTTTGAAATTATTGTGTCTGCTACTAAATGGATCATGCCAGATCCAGATAACTCcatcaaagcagtttttctcATTAGAgcgactttttattttatttataagtcATTTTTCTGGTAAAGTTGTGTCAATTCTTCTAGTCTCAGAACTATATTCAcgtaattaaagaaaaattctCATAGCCGGGTTCTGATTCTTGTcgttgattgaaataaaagccacttttgaGAACTTTTCCTGTCatttgtaattacatttttagggagaaaaaaaattggtcaACATTGGATCTGGTCATTTCATTTCCAAACCATATCGCCCAACTCTACTGCAAAATCTTTAAGATTCTCCAGTTGTTGAAATTTCACAATTGATCGAAGTTGTTCTGTCCTTTATACTTTttcattaactttaaaaaaaaaaaaaaaatccagtttcaCTTGCCTCAAAATGAACATTGTCTAATGTAAACGTCACTTTAAAGTTTCCCACTCTCCATGTAGTAAATAATATGTTTATTCAAAATGAGGAAATGATTACAAAGTCAAAGATGGTGCATAAATATCATGATATGAAGGCAAAATTAGGTAAACATAGCTGAGATTAAGTTCATTCTATAACCACATCGTCTCATCTGTAGGAAAAGGCGTCTTTGCTTGTGGAACAGCACCTCATGAAGACCGGCAAATCGATCCGCCAGCTGCACCCCGCCGCTGACGACGCTAATAGCAAAGTCAGAGAGTGAGTGATCGATTCACTTCATGAACCGATTCCTCCTCATCTCTCTGTTCTCGTGCCGTATCTGGATCGTTTAGCTCCAACTAATCCGACTAATCGAACCGATCTAGGTGCCAACTGCAAGTGATGCTACGGCTGGAGCTGTGCAGACGTGTCGCTTCCAAACAATCCCGCTTGGATGCAGATCGGATGGCAGAGGAGGTAAAAGGGTCAACATTCCCATCGATAGAACTgtcttgtgtttttcctctagttttaatatgttttgtcttttgtcagGCGGCGGAAATGCTCAGAATAATCTCGTTGACAAAAGACCCGGCGTGCCTAGCAAGGTTTCTTCAGGACGAAGTCCTTCCAGGGTAAGTGTGCACCTCTACCTCCAAGACGGGCGTTCTTTACGGTGGCCCAAAAGGGTCaagaaaatgcaagaaaacCCCCCCCAGCAACAGACATTATGGGAGACTTGTTAGCTTAGCTTCTGTTTTAGCATAGTTTCCATTGTGGCTTTTGTCTGTTACCTTGTAGCTTCTGCATTTTGTTGACCTTTCTGGGCCACCGTAGTTCTTTGGGTAGTTCATgactttttctccatttcatttattttttatttcattcactaTATAATGAATATGAATAGTTTATGTAACAACAAAAATCatgtaaaaattaacaaaaagaagCGCAAACTTCTGCCAGctattcacataaaaataaaattagctatTTCGCTCAAAAGAGCTTACTCAACTTACTCGGCGCCGTTTTGCAATTTAGATTGTTTTATCTCGCTGTCAAGATTGTTCCAGAAACTGACACTTTCGCTCACACTTTTTTTGTATAatgatgaacagaaataaatacttgaAACGTGTCACTCGGTTTGtcataaaactgtttattttttttttgtatataaattTGTACATCTCggtttgaattaaaatttttgaataTATAGTTTGAGGTAACCCTCACCAAACCCACCAAACCAAAACACCAAATTTACCTTTAGTAcatgaaaatttttttattttcttcttttttccttttagtttcCAACAGTCCTAGAGGAGAAGAAGCGCCATATTTAAATGCTTCTCAAGAACTAAGAACAAAAGTGTTGTTTCTCCATCCTGACAGCTTCCTGACTGCTGTTCCGAAAGTGCTTGCAGACGTTTACAACAGCCTGGGCACTCAGCTCCCTGACGCCCTGGTGGCCGTTCTGCCTGCTGACTTCTTCAGCGATGACTCTGTTGCCAAGGACAGCATCTCTCCCTCTGCCTCCTCGCATGCCGTCTCGGCACAGAGCCTCGTCTCTGACGACGGCTTGCATGACCTGCGGAACCGTTCGGCCAACAAGAGGAGGCgggtttttgcaaaaaatgctCCAAGAAATTGGGAAAATAATGAAAGGAGTGTTGTAAAATTAACAgcgttgctgttgtttttattattatttgttttatttttttttaaaacaaacatatggTAAACCTTCAGGGTTCAATATATGTTTTATAACTcgctttaatttgttttctgtgcaGGAGTGGGATGTTGACTCGACATCGCAGCATGACTGAATCCACACAGAGTCTTCGTCAAATACAGCTGCCCAAGAAGAACACAAGAGCAGttagttcctttttttttattaattaattctttttagatttcatttttcacacaGAGCCAAGTGGATTTGGATTTCTTTCCCCCGTAGTAATAAACACAAGGTTTCCCACAGTGTATGATCAGCCTGGTGGGCCACTGGGCTTTACTTGCTCCCCCACCAGGCTGAgcgttgtttgtttattattataggtttttttaaaaaagagtttATTCCAGTAACAGAGATGGCAGAaacgttttaaaaaatgtctttagtGAAACAGTAACAACTTCAGCAACTAAAGTGACAAGTCACGGATCAAAAAAATTTGGACACTTTAATTAGGATGAAACAACTGAAGTGcaaacaaatgatttttattatattatttttccctcccctccagggggtcttttgtgggctctagtgtcccttatatgaaagtaggctggaGGAcgggggaaagacatgcggcaaatgtcgccaggtccgggaatcgaacccgcgacagcctcgttgaggactcaaggccttcaaacgtgggtcgcgctattccctacgccaccacagcacgccccaaacaatttatatttattttaattgcatttttcatgtttgtcttttcttgaaactttttagttggtgtttaggtgtTGTTAATGTGATGTCTTCCAACAGCACATGTCATATTTTCAATTTTCCTGTTAACTTTTTAACTCAAAGACACGGTGAGCCACTggaccaccgggcttagcaagttttctgaaACGGCTTCATTTAATAACTGCATTCTCTGTTTACTTGTGTTGCctctaacatttaaaatgcttcgattttctgaaaaacaaaagtgtgagaaacatgcaaaaataggAAGCGAGGAACACTTTTTTTCACACCAATGCAAGTTCAAAACTGgttgaaaacaaatgaatgagcGAAGAAGTAATTGACACATTAATTCTCGATGAGCCAAGCACTTAattcaaactgatttttttccctcctcagtCCAAAATGAAGATCTCCACTGCTGTGGAGAAGCCTGCAGAAGTACAGCAAcctcagaaacaacaaacacaagGTATGTGTAGAAAAATTAAAGTAGCGCTGTCGGGATCAGACTAGAGGATGCAAAAAGTTTTTCCTCACTTTATACTATGAAGAACATCCCACGACTCATCATCTTGTCACAAAAAAACTGATTACCATCCAGACCCTTTGCTTCCCCTCAGTTTATAAGCTTTCTGCGCACTTCAGAAACGACCAAGTAAGATTGTACAGTGTTGACTCTGATTCTATTCTATTGCAGCATCCGGTGGATGCTTGAGTTTGTACATCAGATTAATAAACTGGATTCTGTCAGCCGACATCTGCTGTTATGGATTGAAACACCAACCTGACCACCTTAGCACTTTTTTTACGTCCTAAAACTTTTATGCTGCTTTAAGCAACTGCCACCAAATTATCAAATTACTTGTGCGTATTTACAAATGCGCGCAAAGCTTTGTCGATATTCcgaaaaacaacaattttgaCAATTGTGCGGTTTCCGTTAAATATGagacgcaattaaaatcacatgtgatttagtttgttcacgcgataatcatcctccaactacttcctgtcgtcttcatTGTGGATTCCACCAGCGGCAATATTGGGTTGTTGATCATGTCTGGTGCAAAAAAAAGTTGTTcgcattgcagttttgcgaaataaaccaatttcaatataGCCCAagggcaaagaaaaaaaacacaatttctttgaaattgatttttccattattttcaaaatgtcaaattgctaAGTATGTGTTCAAAGGAAATGCAGCTACAGGCATAGAGAGGTTAGTTACTTGGTCCGTAAGTAGACTATTGCATGCAGTGACATTGCGACAGAGCTAATTTTGCAATTTGTTGTGAAGCCCTGCCTAAGTAAAGTATCAAAGCTTCTCAACATACATTTATCGGTCCACAGAGGTGACCAAAGTAAGAAGAAATCTCTTCAACCAAAAGATTGTTTCGCCTTCCACGAAAAGGAGACTACCAAGGAGCCAGTCTGTCTCTGCTGTGGAAGGACTGAAACGGAAGCGTCCTCTTGAATCTGAAGGTAATTTGGTCAATCGCATGAAATGCGCAGTGTTTTCCATTATTTGGCTGCGCTACTTGGTATTCAGATTTCTGAGattgaaccaaaaaaaaaaatcatttttttaaaattactgtatttataacaatatattaacaggttttttttttttttttcagaaaagcacAAACTTCTCACAAAGAAGGTGTGTGAGACGCCTCTCCACAAGCAGGTGTCCAGTCGCCTCTTACAGCGGCTGAAAGCAGGGAGGTATGTTTCAGTCATTCTCCTGTTATTTCTGGTATGACAATTTTATTACCTGAACCTAACTGCATCCATGTGCAAATGAGCAATATTTGGTTcagttaattaattatttttcacaggAAATCTGACCATAAAGGGGAGTGCATAGTAGAAGAGTCACCAGTAAAACCATCCGAAGGtaattttaaatgacatttatcTACATCACATAATAATTTATGTATGTGAATTAAGctcttcttttcagaaaaaattaaatatatatatatatatatatatatatatatttaattcaaTAATCTGGGACACAATTTGTtatatgaatgaataaatggaaCTAAATTCAATGTTacctttctttttaaagttcatAGAAATCCACCAACCTCAGTTTTAGGCTGACTTTTTTATCTCTAAAACTTAAAACTGCTGGTACCGATTGTTGATAACTATAAGTAACGTCActaacaattttattttgatcgtttattatttgaaaatctcTGTCTTCTTGGTTTCACCTCGATTCCTTTGTGTACCTCTTAAGTTGTACTTGAGTTTATCGGGCAGAAAGCATTCTGATATAGAGTTAAATCATAATTgtaagtattttatttggaagatACTAGCTTAATACAATGTAAACATGATTTTAAAccacaaaatgtcattttcttttctttgtgattttctcaGACCTGAGAAGGAGCCCCAGATTAAAGAAATTCGCTAGAAGACACTCGAGCATTTTCTACTCAAGTTCTCAGCCTCGCTCCAGGAACCTAGAGAAAGCTCTTTCTTCATCTCAGCTTCCACTCAGCGACAGCAAAATCTGTAGCGTTAATGTGAAAACAGTCCAGTCGCCCTTGCGCCTTCTGTTCGGCGCGGCCGAGTCTCCCAGTGACCAGTTTGGTGAAACCAGAGTCACCCGGTCTCTGTTGTCCTCAGACTCCAGTGTTTTTGAGGTAATTTATCCTAATTCATACCCAAATATCTCACACTTTGAATACTTTGGCTTTTCATTATTGAAGGATTTTGCCAGAATTGAACTAAAGTAACATCCTTAACAAGTCTTAAATTCACATATCTAAAGTTAAGGCCTTCAGGTCTcttaaatctgtcatttttttctttcttttttttaaaagtaagttgACCTTCAATACGTTactcacaggtcttaaattttgacAATGACGGGattatttaatctcatattTTTGAtgtcccccccacccccacaatTCTTTTCTGTCTGGAAAAGTCTGAGTCACACATACGCATTTTTCTTATGTTCTGTGACTCTAGATAGCTAAAGCTACTGCTAGGCAGCTGCTAATATTCACTTGCTAGCTAGCTACGTGCAAATTTCTTGTCAGTTGTCTGGATGAAGTGTGTAAATTTCTGTAGAGATATAGGTCTTAAATGGTCTTAAAGTCTAAAATTTAAGGTGGTGAAACTTgtaaaaacaatgaataaaatctgaagcCTTTAATTAAATATCTTCTAAGAAGCACAAATTCTATTATGTACTAATTTTACAGTACTATATCTTTTGCAAGATGCCTGACTTGTTTCCTGTCAGAAACTAAATTCTTAGTTGAATGAAAGTAATTTTAAGTGCAAATCTGGCAGAGATATGAATCATTTGAAATCATAATTCGTGCTGAACAACTGACATTTCCATCACTTatatgatgtttttgttgtatgtTTAGAGCCCAAACAAAACGCCATCAAAATCACCCAAGAGACGTGGAAGAAATCTATCTCCTAAGACGCCCAGAACACCCCAGACCCAGCTATCATCTAAAATACAAGTTTCTACGGTTGCAGAAAGTCCTGTAGCTGATTCTTCTGGACTTAGTAGTATTGTGAAGATCAGTCCTCTGAAAACTCCAGGTAAAGAGTCCATCTTTGTAAATACACCAAGTAAACAAAGTCCTGTTCGGAGTCCTTTAAAGGGCATTCTTAGGACTCCAGTCAAAGCTTCTGGATTATCTAATCTTAACAGCCCGTTATCCAAGACTCCCAAGAAGAGTGTCACATGGTCTCCCTCTCCTCAGAAATGTACAGTGGAGGCAGACCTTGCAACTTTTAAAGTCCCCAAGTCACCAAGTACAACTCCTCTAAACTCTCTGAGACAAATGAAGACTCCCAGCAAGCTCCACAGTCCAGAACAAAGCACTAACGctaaaagagacatttttaagACCCCGGATAAGATCTGCCAAGTAAGCCTGGTACGGCTGTCCGAACAAGACTTATTGACTCCAGAAAAGATTCTGAGATCTTCGATATGTAGCACAACTGAAAATGGGACGGTTCGTCTGGAAATGACCCCTACGCCGCTCCTGGCATCCTCAACCCAACATAATTCACCTCAGCTCAAAAGCAGAACTAAAGCAAAGATTCCCAGTCCCGTTCATCAAATGATCACTCGCTCCGGACGAACCCCGAGGAAAGAGCCAAACACCGAATCCCCCATTGAGGTGGCATACCCACCGCCTGAGGGGGATAGACTTCCAAATAGTTCATCAGAGGAGCAGATTGAAACGTCTCAGTCCTCCGAACCCGACTCCAGTCTCCACACTGAATCGCAGACTTCTCACTGTAACTCCACAACCACAGATGATGACAGTTTGGACATCGTCGACGCTACGGTTGTCAAGACTCAGTTTAACCAGGGTATAAAGATGAGCATTAGTTTCTCAAGGAAGCCTAGTGTGTCTAGTCCTGACTGTCCTGCGAGGACGGCTTCCCCTGTGCCACCCCAGAACACCCCGGCGCGCAGCTATGGCTTCCGCCAAACCCCTGACCGTCAGCAGAGGGAGGCCGCTGCTCGTTTGGGGTACGGAAACGACTCCCCTCGATTCTCTACTCCCAGAAGCTTGGCGAGATCCAAGAAATCCTCACTCGCGCCAAACCCTCTCAGCTACCAAGTGGAACTGGAAATGCAGACGTCGGGACTTCCGAAACTCAAAATTAAACGGACAGATTCCATGAATGCGGACGACATTTCTTCTGGGGGTGCTTCTCAACCGGACGCACAGAGCCCTTTGGTCGGCACTAAGCCTCTCGTGGAAAGCCCCCTGACCTTAATGGCCAAACACAAAGACGCCGCTTGTTGCTCGTCATCTCTCTGCACTCATGTCACTCCAGCCAAGTGTACTCCAGGAAAAGGCAGCAGCGTCCAGACGTACATCTGCCAGTCCTACACGCCTACGCAACACTCTCCGGTGGCAGTAGCATTGGCAGACATCATCCCTCTCACCCCTTCGCCGCAGAGCGTGGGTAAAGTAACCCCAGACAACCTGAACAGCTGGCCGCGCAGGAAGAGGCCTCAACTCGAGGCCTTTGGAGGCAAAGACCGGGTCCCGAAAGGGGAGCCGcggctggaggagctgctggaggaggcCGAGCTCGGAGTCAGTCGCCTGCAGGACATCGAAGACACCGAAGAACCCTTGAGCAGCGCAGCAGAAAAAGAGTTGCGCTCAGTGGCAGCAAAGGTGCCGCCTCTTTCCCCCATGGAGGATTTGTATTGGATGACCAAGCTGGCTGAAGGGACAAGCAGTGCTGATTCAGCTGAAATCATCTGGGCGTGTGAAACTGGAAACATTAAGTCAAGTAAGCAATATCTTTAAACAGTTTGTAGAATGAATGTATGTGTTAgatatttaagatttaaatatttttgtatatgCATTAAAACTAGACTTTTAGATTTTAGGTCTAGCAATAATTCAGAAGAGTATAGAGTAGGGTTGGGCAATATGGACTTagaattttattgtgatattttgtggtactattgtgataacaaaaagaaacaaaattattttatatatcaaGTCatgagaacttttttttcttctatattcaaatgttttgatatttaCCAACATCCATCAATTCATCTGTTTGCCCATCATCCACCCATTCTCtctgttcatccatccgttcatcggGTTCTTCATCATCCATCCTTCTCTCCTGTGAATGGCTTTTATAGGTATACTAACACTGGTCAGTGCTgagataaataaatttatactaaAGTTGTTATatttatacttaaaaaaaactctaaaagaaaaattaaaattaaagtctGGTAGAGTTAggagttttcaaataaaacatgagttttctttgcctcaGACTGAGGTCATGCTGGGGCAAAGAAAGTCAGCCGGAACGTGGAAGATCAAGGTCTACAGCAGCCTGGTTGTGTGATAAAGCATGATTGTGTGCAAAATCAGCTCTAGCGTGGTTGTTAAAGTTAACTATCGCAGTAAAGTTGTTTCCAGGTCGTCTGTTGAGCGAGGAGTAGCGTAGCATTAGCATTGCCATCACTATGACGCGGGGCCTTCCCACTGCGTTGGTCATTGAGATTATAAAGCAGTGGTGCAGATGTGATACCCACGGTCGTAGAGATGTGGTGGGACGTCTCGCTCCACCACATCGGATGTGAAAGTGGTCCGAGAGACTCGTACTAGAGAAAGTTGTTGCTTTCAGGATCATCATGGAAAGACATT
Above is a window of Xiphophorus hellerii strain 12219 chromosome 2, Xiphophorus_hellerii-4.1, whole genome shotgun sequence DNA encoding:
- the ticrr gene encoding treslin isoform X2; its protein translation is MALHNLVFAIDVDYEDHASDHPLEVRNNFVRRGVLYILLHFGYKYGFEKVRWGYTFFQAKAGRSASVISRGSDFKELRHKTFEDFEQELEARFDVKDKAYPSQQKQQSSKSVSVQHALRETLLDFQWDRPDITSPTKLSLRPRKSSRVTGKAGVSQESESSSSGKNMVFVVSRCPRSRAHLLDYLSAKDGDLPADVTDYILPKSLNDMVAQQQVVLHWIDTRPHVEVMSCEDSFSFDKLSAVLAQTGGRVIPLVALLNLCSNHNSDPGLRRESSLFSSSVGFLLSSERLYRLAFPASDAVLRWDHGNASHSCHVVLEPVCRGQRLLQESAEVYLKGALQGWDASCLTQTPTEPWLLQLSSSSDQEAAAFLPLFTQLSALSLHMLAEVSHSGLSCPAVFSPLSHSTALLTILQPIVIQHDQLLKTNISAPVETETSADLPDVVNSVLGVVYDIMNQDGDGTDDEIRDPPAPEWAAQELSHRSPTTHTLEAWFPQSDQSGVSANLMESIRLLHAVPDEGSTDNLFEAQQDLVSGLSELYQESVSKKGKKRGAHRTPVKQKMKTMSRSLQMLNVARLNVKAQKSQSEAEPPGADRAGKRRLSDRNKPAAASALSFSSEKELLCHLKACYDKTVAETDSSLLTSAQQLLNAVKTFLTAESDWEEKASLLVEQHLMKTGKSIRQLHPAADDANSKVRECQLQVMLRLELCRRVASKQSRLDADRMAEEAAEMLRIISLTKDPACLARFLQDEVLPGFLTAVPKVLADVYNSLGTQLPDALVAVLPADFFSDDSVAKDSISPSASSHAVSAQSLVSDDGLHDLRNRSANKRRSGMLTRHRSMTESTQSLRQIQLPKKNTRASKMKISTAVEKPAEVQQPQKQQTQEVTKVRRNLFNQKIVSPSTKRRLPRSQSVSAVEGLKRKRPLESEEKHKLLTKKVCETPLHKQVSSRLLQRLKAGRKSDHKGECIVEESPVKPSEDLRRSPRLKKFARRHSSIFYSSSQPRSRNLEKALSSSQLPLSDSKICSVNVKTVQSPLRLLFGAAESPSDQFGETRVTRSLLSSDSSVFESPNKTPSKSPKRRGRNLSPKTPRTPQTQLSSKIQVSTVAESPVADSSGLSSIVKISPLKTPGKESIFVNTPSKQSPVRSPLKGILRTPVKASGLSNLNSPLSKTPKKSVTWSPSPQKCTVEADLATFKVPKSPSTTPLNSLRQMKTPSKLHSPEQSTNAKRDIFKTPDKICQVSLVRLSEQDLLTPEKILRSSICSTTENGTVRLEMTPTPLLASSTQHNSPQLKSRTKAKIPSPVHQMITRSGRTPRKEPNTESPIEVAYPPPEGDRLPNSSSEEQIETSQSSEPDSSLHTESQTSHCNSTTTDDDSLDIVDATVVKTQFNQGIKMSISFSRKPSVSSPDCPARTASPVPPQNTPARSYGFRQTPDRQQREAAARLGYGNDSPRFSTPRSLARSKKSSLAPNPLSYQVELEMQTSGLPKLKIKRTDSMNADDISSGGASQPDAQSPLVGTKPLVESPLTLMAKHKDAACCSSSLCTHVTPAKCTPGKGSSVQTYICQSYTPTQHSPVAVALADIIPLTPSPQSVGKVTPDNLNSWPRRKRPQLEAFGGKDRVPKGEPRLEELLEEAELGVSRLQDIEDTEEPLSSAAEKELRSVAAKVPPLSPMEDLYWMTKLAEGTSSADSAEIIWACETGNIKSTTPPSRKGRKPVTPSGILALTQSPLLFKGKTGSTRKKAPDFKDEASSGKTDREPEPSPFSHSQPTRHSNTGKTYSRKRLLH
- the ticrr gene encoding treslin isoform X1, with amino-acid sequence MALHNLVFAIDVDYEDHASDHPLEVRNNFVRRGVLYILLHFGYKYGFEKVRWGYTFFQAKAGRSASVISRGSDFKELRHKTFEDFEQELEARFDVKDKAYPSQQKQQSSKSVSVQHALRETLLDFQWDRPDITSPTKLSLRPRKSSRVTGKAGVSQESESSSSGKNMVFVVSRCPRSRAHLLDYLSAKDGDLPADVTDYILPKSLNDMVAQQQVVLHWIDTRPHVEVMSCEDSFSFDKLSAVLAQTGGRVIPLVALLNLCSNHNSDPGLRRESSLFSSSVGFLLSSERLYRLAFPASDAVLRWDHGNASHSCHVVLEPVCRGQRLLQESAEVYLKGALQGWDASCLTQTPTEPWLLQLSSSSDQEAAAFLPLFTQLSALSLHMLAEVSHSGLSCPAVFSPLSHSTALLTILQPIVIQHDQLLKTNISAPVETETSADLPDVVNSVLGVVYDIMNQDGDGTDDEIRDPPAPEWAAQELSHRSPTTHTLEAWFPQSDQSGVSANLMESIRLLHAVPDEGSTDNLFEAQQDLVSGLSELYQESVSKKGKKRGAHRTPVKQKMKTMSRSLQMLNVARLNVKAQKSQSEAEPPGADRAGKRRLSDRNKPAAASALSFSSEKELLCHLKACYDKTVAETDSSLLTSAQQLLNAVKTFLTAESDWEEKASLLVEQHLMKTGKSIRQLHPAADDANSKVRECQLQVMLRLELCRRVASKQSRLDADRMAEEAAEMLRIISLTKDPACLARFLQDEVLPGFLTAVPKVLADVYNSLGTQLPDALVAVLPADFFSDDSVAKDSISPSASSHAVSAQSLVSDDGLHDLRNRSANKRRSGMLTRHRSMTESTQSLRQIQLPKKNTRASKMKISTAVEKPAEVQQPQKQQTQEVTKVRRNLFNQKIVSPSTKRRLPRSQSVSAVEGLKRKRPLESEEKHKLLTKKVCETPLHKQVSSRLLQRLKAGRKSDHKGECIVEESPVKPSEDLRRSPRLKKFARRHSSIFYSSSQPRSRNLEKALSSSQLPLSDSKICSVNVKTVQSPLRLLFGAAESPSDQFGETRVTRSLLSSDSSVFESPNKTPSKSPKRRGRNLSPKTPRTPQTQLSSKIQVSTVAESPVADSSGLSSIVKISPLKTPGKESIFVNTPSKQSPVRSPLKGILRTPVKASGLSNLNSPLSKTPKKSVTWSPSPQKCTVEADLATFKVPKSPSTTPLNSLRQMKTPSKLHSPEQSTNAKRDIFKTPDKICQVSLVRLSEQDLLTPEKILRSSICSTTENGTVRLEMTPTPLLASSTQHNSPQLKSRTKAKIPSPVHQMITRSGRTPRKEPNTESPIEVAYPPPEGDRLPNSSSEEQIETSQSSEPDSSLHTESQTSHCNSTTTDDDSLDIVDATVVKTQFNQGIKMSISFSRKPSVSSPDCPARTASPVPPQNTPARSYGFRQTPDRQQREAAARLGYGNDSPRFSTPRSLARSKKSSLAPNPLSYQVELEMQTSGLPKLKIKRTDSMNADDISSGGASQPDAQSPLVGTKPLVESPLTLMAKHKDAACCSSSLCTHVTPAKCTPGKGSSVQTYICQSYTPTQHSPVAVALADIIPLTPSPQSVGKVTPDNLNSWPRRKRPQLEAFGGKDRVPKGEPRLEELLEEAELGVSRLQDIEDTEEPLSSAAEKELRSVAAKVPPLSPMEDLYWMTKLAEGTSSADSAEIIWACETGNIKSTATPPSRKGRKPVTPSGILALTQSPLLFKGKTGSTRKKAPDFKDEASSGKTDREPEPSPFSHSQPTRHSNTGKTYSRKRLLH